The following are encoded together in the Culex pipiens pallens isolate TS chromosome 1, TS_CPP_V2, whole genome shotgun sequence genome:
- the LOC120428782 gene encoding putative OPA3-like protein CG13603 isoform X1, whose protein sequence is MVVGAFPAAKLGVLAMKQISKPIASLLKARAKNSPFFRKYVCMPPAQFYNWMEVKTKMWAMNLGKPTAVPVLNEAMAIELGANLLGEIVIFTIGAGLLLLEYQRQVRKEANKEEVVLQEKLELQATINELIFQVQRQDTQIREMARVVADLESKSSWTPKILSELTGKKNSAEQPLYIPDRPPYPTSSGNSGLVTQALNVIENEVFYRDDAESDSDEPAENGRAGIVSKALIYLLNTSDSR, encoded by the exons ATGGTCGTGGGTGCCTTTCCGGCCGCCAAACTGGGCGTGCTTGCCATGAAGCAGATTTCCAAGCCGATCGCAAGTTTGCTGAAGGCACGGGCCAAAAACAGTCCGTTCTTCCGGAAGTACGTGTGCATGCCACCGGCTCAATTCTACAACTGGATGGAGGTAAAGACCAAAATGTGGGCCATGAACCTGGGCAAACCTACCGCAGTTCCGGTACTGAACGAGGCGATGGCCATTGAGCTGGGTGCGAATTTGTTGGGTGAAATCGTAATTTTCACCATCGGTGCCGGCTTGCTCTTGCTGGAATACCAACG ACAAGTTCGAAAGGAAGCCAACAAGGAGGAAGTAGTCCTGCAGGAAAAGCTGGAACTTCAAGCAACAATCAACGAGTTGATTTTCCAAGTGCAACGCCAAGATACTCAGATCCGTGAAATGGCTCGGGTCGTAGCAGATTTAG AATCAAAATCCTCATGGACGCCAAAAATCTTGTCGGAGCTGACCGGCAAGAAGAACAGCGCCGAGCAACCGTTGTATATTCCGGATAGGCCACCCTACCCCACGTCCAGTGGTAATTCTGGCCTGGTAACACAAGCGTTAAATGTGATTGAAAATGAGGTTTTTTATAGAGACGACGCAGAGTCGGACAGCGACGAACCTGCAGAGAACGGACGAGCTGGCATCGTCTCAAAAGCCCTAATTTATCTCCTCAATACTAGTGATAGTAGATAA
- the LOC120428782 gene encoding putative OPA3-like protein CG13603 isoform X2: protein MVVGAFPAAKLGVLAMKQISKPIASLLKARAKNSPFFRKYVCMPPAQFYNWMEVKTKMWAMNLGKPTAVPVLNEAMAIELGANLLGEIVIFTIGAGLLLLEYQRQVRKEANKEEVVLQEKLELQATINELIFQVQRQDTQIREMARVVADLESKSSWTPKILSELTGKKNSAEQPLYIPDRPPYPTSSETTQSRTATNLQRTDELASSQKP, encoded by the exons ATGGTCGTGGGTGCCTTTCCGGCCGCCAAACTGGGCGTGCTTGCCATGAAGCAGATTTCCAAGCCGATCGCAAGTTTGCTGAAGGCACGGGCCAAAAACAGTCCGTTCTTCCGGAAGTACGTGTGCATGCCACCGGCTCAATTCTACAACTGGATGGAGGTAAAGACCAAAATGTGGGCCATGAACCTGGGCAAACCTACCGCAGTTCCGGTACTGAACGAGGCGATGGCCATTGAGCTGGGTGCGAATTTGTTGGGTGAAATCGTAATTTTCACCATCGGTGCCGGCTTGCTCTTGCTGGAATACCAACG ACAAGTTCGAAAGGAAGCCAACAAGGAGGAAGTAGTCCTGCAGGAAAAGCTGGAACTTCAAGCAACAATCAACGAGTTGATTTTCCAAGTGCAACGCCAAGATACTCAGATCCGTGAAATGGCTCGGGTCGTAGCAGATTTAG AATCAAAATCCTCATGGACGCCAAAAATCTTGTCGGAGCTGACCGGCAAGAAGAACAGCGCCGAGCAACCGTTGTATATTCCGGATAGGCCACCCTACCCCACGTCCAGTG AGACGACGCAGAGTCGGACAGCGACGAACCTGCAGAGAACGGACGAGCTGGCATCGTCTCAAAAGCCCTAA